The genomic segment GCCCCGTCGATGGTGAGCAGATCGATCTTGGCGTCCGACGACCAGCGAATCGCCATGGCCAGCTCGCGCATGGGATAGGCGCCGGTTTTGAGGGTCACCCGTTTGGCGCCGATTTTGCGGACCCGGTCCACCTCGCGCATGAACTCCTCCTGATCGATGAACCCCAGCCGCGAGTGGCGCTCGAACTCCTTGATGGCCCCGTCGCGGTAGGCCTTCTGGTTGGCCTTGCTCTCCGGATTGGGGGTCACGATGTAGCCCCGGCGCTGCAACTCCAGGGCCCGTTCGAGCTCCTTGACCTTGATTTCGCCGCCGATGCTCTTGGCACCCTGGCCCCACTTGAGCTCGATGGTCTCCACCCCGAGCTTCTCCACGACGTATTCGGCCACCCCCAGGCGGGTGTCCTCCACGTTGAGCTGCACCATGATGTCGCCGTAGCCCTCGTGAAAACGGCGGTACTGCTCCAGCCGTCGGATCATCTCCGGGGATTTCTTGACCTTGCCGTGCTGGTCGATCTCAAGCGCCGGGTCCACGCCGCAGACGTTTTCACCGCAGACCAGGCTGATCCCGGAAATCGCCGCCCCGACGGCGAAATGCTCCCAGTTGTTGCGGGCCACATCGGTGCTGCCGAGAGCGCCGGTGAAAATCGGAATCTTCATGTGCACCTTTTCGGTGGCCCCGTACCAGGTGTCGGTGTCGACCACCGGGAAAACGGCATGGTCGGGATCGGCCTCGATGCCGGCCGCCCCCAGGGCGTAGCCCATGATGTTGAGATGGGAGTAATCCACCGGGTAGTCTTTGTCGCCGCCGGCGGTGATGTCCCCGAACGGGGTGGGATAGAGCAGCTCGCGGCCCCGGAAAGTGGCCTTGAAAAGGTCGCAGTTGCCGCGACAGCCGTCGATACAACGGCTGCAGATGCCCGATTGGGGCGCAATACTGCGGGAGCGGTTTTTGGTCTGCAGGGCGTCGTTGGCATTGGGTCGCTGTAAATTCATTCATCTCCTCCGTAAAGTTCGGGCGTTAAGACGCAAAAAGGCGCCAGCCCCCTTGGGGCGATGACGCCTTTGTCCCATTTCCGACGTGACCCCGCACGCCATTGTGCGGGACCGTGTCATTTCTCATTGTCAGCTTCGGTCTAATACTTGAAGCGCGCCGGTCTGTCAAGCCGCCGGATGATCGGCGCCCGGGGTTAGAGCTCCTCGGAGAGCAGGATCGCCTCCGCCACCCAGCGCATGGATTTGCGGGTGTCCATGCTGCGCTTCTGGATCCAGCGGTAGGCTTCGGATCCGCTCAACTGTCGCCGGCGCATGAGCACCTCCTTGGCCCGCTCGGTCAGCTTGCGGGTTTCCAGCTCCTCCTGGATGACCCGGGTCTGGACCATCAACTCGGTGTTCAGGATCGCCACCGTCGCCTGGTTGGCCACGGTGGTGATCAGGTTGATTTCGTCCTCCGAAAAACGGTACGGCCGCGAGGTGAAGCAGTTGAGCACGCCGCAGACCCGATCGGCGTTGGCGCGCAGGGGAACCCCCAGCATGGAGACCAGCCCCATCCGACGGGCCATCTCCTTTTCCTTGAAACGCTCGTCTTTGAGAACGTTTTCGATCTGCAGGGGGCGCTGATGGTCGACGACCCAGCCGACGACGCCCTCGTTGAGCCCCAAGCGGCGGTCTTTCACGTAGGCCGGTTCGATGGCCTGGGTGGCCTTGAGACGCATGATGGGGGGGCTGACGGTCTCATCCACCAGCCACAGGGAGCAGATCTCGACGTTCATCACCCGTGCCGTGACCATCACGATCAGCTTGAGAATGTCCTCGATATACAAATCGGAAGTGATGGCCTGACTGATGTTCATCAAGGCCTTGAGGTAGGCATGGTAGGTTTCCGGTTTGTTCTGATCCATCCGCGCAGCCTTTTTTTATCACGACCCCTGCAGCCCCGCGCAGCCGCCGGCACGCGGGTTTCCAGCGGCCCGGCAAGGGGCTTCATCTTAAAGATTTCGCTTGACCAAATCAACAATACAATTTAAAAGGCCACTTTTCAAATAAATCACATTCAGGCATTGTGGCGCGCATGGGCATCCAGGAGAGAAAAGAGCGGGAGCGGGAAAGACGCCGCCAGCAGATCATCGTGGCGGCCAAACGGGTGTTTTCGGAAAAAGGGTTCAGCCGGGCGACCATGGAGGATATCGCCAAGGCGGCGGAGTTGAGCCCGGGAACGCTCTACCTCTATTTCAAGAACAAGGACGAACTCTATGCCTCGCTTTCCATCCGGATCCTGCACTACCTTTTGATCCGCCTGGAGCACGTCGCCAAAGAGGCCAGCACCGACCTGGAGGCCCGCATGGCGAGTCTCAAAAAGGCCCTGCTGGATGTCTACGATTTCGATCCCCTGATGATCATCAACATGTTCCACCTGCAGTCCAGCGAAACCCTGCGCAACCTGTCGCTGGATCTTATGGCGGAAATCGAGGCCCTGTCGCGCAAATCCCTCGGCACCATGGCCCGGATCTTGGAAATGGGCATCCGCGAAGGCGTTTTCATCGACCGCCATCCCGTCGCCTTGGCCGATATCCTGTGGGCCCTTTTCTCTGGGGTTATCCTCTGGGAGGAGAGCAAGAAGGTCATCAATGCCGAAAAGGACTTCGTCCGCCCCACCTTCGAGCTGGCCTTTGATATCTTCGCCCGGGGCCTGCGGGCACCTCAACGGCACTAAAAGAGCCGGGTTATCTCATCGACTTCGAAACACGGCCAGGAAACCGGCCGCCCGTCATAAAGCGCCTCGATTCCCTCGCCGGCCGCCAGCACCTCCCCGATAACGGCCACTGCAACGCCGGCCGAGCGGATGGCCGCCGCCAGGCCATCGGCGGCCGCGGCGGCGCAGGTGATTAGAAGGCTGCCGGAGCCGATCAGCCCCAGCGGGTTGAGCCCCAGGAGATCGGTCAGCTTGCGGGTTTCGGGCAATATCGGGATCCGCTCCATGTCCACCCGGATGCGATGCCCGCCCGCCTCCCCCAGTTCCTTGAGCGCTGCCGCCAGCCCCCCCTCGGTGACGTCGTGCATGGCGCTGACCCCCGGCGTGTCGGCGGCGATGCGGGCTTCGGTGATGATGCTGATCTGCTCCAGAAACTGCCGGCAGGCCTCGATTTCATCGGCGCCCACGCCCAGCGCCGCCAGCCGCCGCCCGAACTCGCGGGCGATGATGGCGGTGCCTTCCACCGCAACACCCTTGGTGAGCAGCACCTGGTCGCCGGGGGCCATGTTGCGTTTGTCCACCAGCGCGGCGCACGCGACGGTGCCGGCCAGCATCCCGATCACCACCGGGCGGGTGACCGCATCGGTGATTTCGGTGTGCCCGCCGCAAAGCGTGATCCCCCAACGCTGGCAGGTGGCCCGCAGCTCGTTCATCACCCGCCAGATTTCGGCGCCGGTGACCCCCCGCGGAAACAACAGGGTGGTCAGCAGCCAGCGCGGCACGGCCCCAGAGGTGGCAATGTCGTTGGCGTTGACAACCACCGCATACTGGCCGATGGCATCGGTGGCGAAGGTGATCGGATCGGATTTCAGCACCAGCACCTCATCGGAGGTCACGTCCACCGCGGCCGTGTCCTCACCGACGCCCGGTTTGACGATCATGGCGGGATCCTCGAAGGGCAGCTGGGTGAAAAAGGCCCGCAAAAGGGCGTTGGGCAGCTTACCGCAGGGCAGCACGCGCCCCATGCCCAGGATCGGCATCAGTTCCCCGAGGCTTGCGATGGTGAAGTCGCTCTGCAGGCGAATGGCCGCGGAATGCTCGCGGTTGTCCAGGAAAACGGTCACGGCTCCGGCCCGCTGACCGGCCTCCACGTCGAACACATAATCCCCCACCATCAGGATTTCCTGGGGCGCCACGGCCAGCGTCCGGGCCGCCAGCAGAATGCCGTCGGCACTGGGTTTGGGGCGCACAGGAGCATCGCGGGAAACGATCAGGTCGAAATCCGTCACGCCGAGCCCGCTGAAATTCTCCAGCGCACGGGCCACCGAGCGGGCGCAGTTGCGGGTCACGATGCCCACCTTGAGGCCCCGCCGGCGCAGCTCACGCAGGATCTGCTCGGCCTCGGGGTTGGGCAGCGAGCGTGCGGCGGCCGCCATCTCGAAGCACTCCAGATCAGCGGCGGCGGCCTCACGCTGGCCGCCGACCGGCAGAGCCTCGAGAAACTCGAGCACCGGCATGTCGGCCGGGCAGCCGATGGCCGCCTTGAAGGTGCCAAAATCCAGGGCACCGGGCAGGGTCAGGGTGCCGTCAAAATCAAAGAGTACCGCCCGGATCACAAAGGGGATCGGGATCATATCGGATCGCTTTCCGGAAAGGGCGCCAGCGCCCCTGCCTGCAGCTTGGAATGCGGGACTATCGGGGCTGCGATCACCCGGCGCCGGGCCGCAAGACCCTGGGCGCAAAGGTCAGGGTCGCGAAATAATCCGCCGGCGTCTCCTCCCGCCGTATCAGTTCCACCGTGCCGTCGCTACGTAGCAGCAGTTCCTTGGGACGCAGCTTGCCGTTGTAGTTGAAGCCCATGGAATGCCCGTGCGCACCGGTATCCTGAATCAGCAGCAGATCCCCGGGAACGATGTCCGGCAGCGGGCGCTGGACAGCGAACTTGTCGTTGTTCTCGCACAGCGATCCCACCACATCCACCACCCGCTCGTTTTTACCCTGGGGTTTGCCCACGACCTCGATGTGGTGGTAGGCGCCGTACATTCCCGGGCGCATCAGTGCCGACATGCAGGCGTCCACGCCGATATAGCGCCGGTAAATGTTCTTTTCATTGATGGCGGTGGTCACCAGAACCCCGTGGGGCCCGGTCACGTAGCGCCCGCTTTCGAGAAAGAGCTTGGGCTGATACCCGTGCTGGTCTTCAAAGGCCGCCAGCAGGGCCGTGATCTGAAGCCCCATCCCGGCGAGGTCCAGGGGTGTTTCTTCAGGCCGGTAGGGTATCCCCAGGCCGCCGCCGATGTTGATGAACTCGAAGACAATCCCCAGTTCGGCGCTGATGCGCTCCACCTCTTGGAGCAGCATACGGGTGGTTTCCACCATATAATCCGCCTGAAGTTCGTTGGAAACCAGCATCGTGTGGAGCCCGAAGCGGCGGGCGCCGCGCTCCCGCGCCAATCGGTAGGCATCCACCAGCTGTTCGTGACTGACCCCGTACTTGGCCTCTTCGGGCTTGCCAATGATCGCGTTGCCGCCCCGACGGGGGCCGGGGTTGTAGCGAAAACAGATCAGTTCGGGCATCTGCGGGACCTTGGGCACCAGAGTGATGTCGTCCAGGTTGAGCAGGCAGCCGCCCTCGGCCGCGGCCAGTTGGAACTCCTCGCGGGTGGTGTTGTTGGAGGTGAACATGATCTCCTCACCCCGGGCGCCCACATCCCGGCTGAGGGTCAACTCGGTGCTCGAACTGCAGTCGAAACCGAAACCGACTTGGCGGATCAGCGCCAGCACCGCAGGGTTGGGCAGCGCCTTGACGGCGTAATATTCTTGGAAAAAGCTTGCCCCGGCAAAGGCCTTTTTGAGGGTCTGACAGGTGTTTAGGATTCCCTTTTCGTCGTAGATGTGAAACGGGGTGCCGAAGAAATCGACGATCTTCGCCAGCCGAGGGGTCAGGCGGTTTTTGAAATCAGCGGACATGGGCATGGGGCGGTACCTCCTGGCGGGTGCCAAAGGGCGGCGATGAGGCCAAAGTCCAGCTTCCGGGAGGCGCTGCGGCTTCAGGCCGCTGCGACGTTGTTTGGCAACGTCCGGTTTCGGGCGCTTTGGCGGTTCTTAGAGGTTAAGCCGGGGCTTCCGGCGGAATCTGAAAGGTTTCCTTGTAGGTGGTCAGGGCGATGCGGGTGCGGGTGGCGCCAATACCTTCCAGCGGGGCGATCTGCTCCCGCAGGACCTGCCCCAGCTCGCGGGTCCCGCCGACCCGCAGCTTGAGAAAAAAGCCGTCCTCGCCTGAAAGGTAATGGACTTCCTGGACCGCCGGGATGGCCGCCAGGCGACGGCCAAGGGCGTCGTCGCCGCCGGGGCGGGCGCTGCCCACCGAGACGAATGCCACCATTTCGCGGCCGAAGCGCGCCGGGTTCAGGCGCACCTCGTAGCCGTCGATGATCCCCAGCTTCTCCAACTTGCGGATGCGCTCCAGCACGGCCGAGGGTGCCATGCCCACCTTGCGTGCGACCTCCACGTTGGGGATGCGGGCCTTTTTCTGCAAGATCCGGATAATCTGAAGACTAATTTCGTCAATCATTCTTTATTCCAAGTTTTTTTTCAGCTATTATTCGTATTATACCTCCTTGTCAAGACTATTATTTACGTAAAGCAATCAATTAAAGAATAATATCCGCCGCGCCGTCTGCATGCCCGGCTGGTGCACCGGTCAATTTTCACTTTACATTTCGGGGGTGATCCACTATGAGCTTAACATATCGAATATTTTCATAAACCTACCCAATAGAGCCGCTCGGCCGCGGCCGCACCAGGGGGTGGAAGCAGCTCCGGGGGTTGCAGCCCTGATCCGAAACCGCCAAAGCAAACCACAAGGAGGAGACCCATTATGGACGCAATCAGACGCATTTTGTTGGTAGTCTTCCTGGCGCTGCCCCTGACGGGCGTTTTCACGGCCATGGCAATGGAACCCATCGGCATGGGGATCATCACCGGCGGCACCAAGGGCACCTATTTTCAGTTTGGCCTGGATATGCAAAAGCTGCTGAAGCCCCAAGGGTTCGATCTCAGCGTTTACGATTCCTCCGGGTCGGTGGAAAACATCTTCGCCGTTTACCAGCGGCCGCGCACCCAGATGGGGATCGTGCAGTCCGACGTCCTGGCCTTTGTGGCCAAAGTGCAGACGGACCCGGTATTGCAGCGCATCGCCAACCGCATCAAGATGGTCTTTCCCCTCTACAACGAGGAAATTCACCTCCTGGGGCGCAGCGACATCAGCGAGTTTGACGATCTCGCCGGGCGCCGGGTGGCCATCGGACAGGACGGCAGCGGCACCTATCTCACCGCCAAGCTGCTCTTCGAGGTGTCCGAGGTGGCCCCGGCGGAGATGGTCAATATCGGCACCGACGAGGCCCTGGCCGAACTCAAGGCGGGCCGCATCGACGCCATGTTCTACGTGGCGGGCTTTCCGGTGAAACTTTTCCGGGAGGGGGTTACGGCCGCAGACGAGCTGGCCCTGGTGCCCATTTTGAACAAGAACATTCTCGAGTTTTACCCGGCGGGCGAGATACCGGCCGGCACCTATGAATGGCAAGCTGCCGCGGTCAGCACCGCAGCGGTCAAGGCCGTGCTGATTTCCTACGACTTCCGCAGGGCCAACTGTGAATATGTCGGGCGCGTGGCCCGCATCATCGCCGACAACCTGGCCTGGTTGCGCCAAAACGGCCACCCCAAATGGCAGGCGGTGGATATCGACTACCCCCTCAAGGGGTGGGAGCAGTATGATTGCGTCCGGAACTACCTGGACCGCAGCCTCCCCCAGGAAACCAAGCCCCCGGCCGAAATCAACCCGGTTCTGGACGCCATCAAACGCATGCTCTAATGCCGGCAGGTCCTGCCGGCAGTCGTCTGGAACGGCTTCCCCGGTTTTATAGCCGCAAGCGAGGATCATCCGCGTCATGTACCTGGCCTACTACAACCTCAGCGCCAAGCCGTTTCAGATCAGCACCGACCCGGCCTTCCTGTGGCTGGGCCCCAAACACCGCGAAGCCCTGTCCACCCTGAGATACGGGGTGATGGACAACCGCGGTTTTCTGCTGCTGACCGGGGATGTCGGCACCGGCAAGACAACCCTGATTCATGCGCTGCTCAAAAGCCTCTCCCAGGAGGTGGTGGCGGCCAGCGTGCCGGACCCCGGGCTGTCACCACTGGACTTTTTCAACTATATCTCGCGGGGGTTTCATTTCGGCACGCGCTTCGCCTCCAAAGGCGATTTTTTGGATCATTTCATCGATTTTCTGGAAAGATCGCATGCGGCCCACAAAAAGGTACTGCTGATCATCGACGAGTCCCAGCGCCTGACCTCCGAACTGCTGGAGGAAATCCGGCTGCTGTCCAATATCGAGAAGTACGAAAACAAGCTGCTCAACATTTTTTTTGTGGGCCAAAACGAATTCAATCAGTTTCTGATGCTGCCGGAACACAAAGCCATCCGTCAGCGGATCACCATCAACTATCACATCACCCCGTTAACCGAAATCGAAACCGGGGCCTACGTCCGCCATCGGCTCAAGGTGGCCGGCGCCCGGATGGAGATCTTCGATGAGGGCGGCATCGGCGAGGTCTTTCGTTTTTCCAGCGGCTACCCCCGGCTGATCAACATCATTTGCGACCATGCGCTGCTTTCCGGGTTTATCAAAAGCGCGGAGGTCGTGACGGCGGCGATTGTGAGCGACTGCGCCGCCGATCTGACCCTGCCGCAACGCGACGTTCTGCAAGCCGAGATCGCCAAGACCGAGCGGCCGGAGCCCCCCCTGCCGGCCGCCGTGCGGGAGTCGGGCCCGGCCGCACCAGCCCCGCAGCGAAACCGCTGGCAGCGTTCCGCCCTGCTGGTGGCGCTTCTCGCAGCGCTGCTGCTGGGCCTTTTCGGGCTTTACCCCCAGGGCTTCGAACGCCTGAAGACATTGTGGCACAGCCAGTTTCAGGGGATGACGGCCGGCACCGGGGCCCCCCCGCCGACCCAAGTCGCCCCGGAACCGCCCCCCCCGGCTGGGGCGCCCGGCACCCCGCCGCTTCCCTCCCCGAAACCGCCGGCGACACCCGCCCCGGAAACCCCAAAGCCTCCGGCCGCAACAGCCGCCGCGCCACAAACCGCAACTCCTTTGAAGCCGGTTGCAGCAACGCCACCCGCCGAGCCCGTTTCAGCGACACCCGCAGCGCCCGCCGAAACCGCCGCCGGCACCCCGCCGGTTTCCCCCGTGAAACCTCCGGCGACGCCCACTCCGAAGACCCCAAAGCCGCCGGCCGCAACAGCCGCCGCTCCCCAAACCGCAGCCCCCCGGAAGCCGGTTGCAGCACCCCCACCCGCCGAGACCGTTACAGCGGCACCCGCAGCGCCCGCCGAAACCGCCGCCGGCACCCCGGCACCCGACGGAGACCCGGATAAACCGCTGCCGACTGTCCCGATGGAACCGCAGCCTCCGCCCGCTGGGCTCGAAGACCAGCGAGGCGCGCAAAATTTCGAACAAAAAGACGCACGAAAGCCGCTTCCGGCCAAGGCTGCAACCGAGGAGCTGCGGCAAGAAGACGCCGACGCCGACGCCGGTTCGGATCCGGGGGACATCATTGATTGGGTGCTGGAAAAAAACAAACGGCGGCAATAGCGAGGGGATGCCGCCATACGGCTTGGGCAGCGGCGGAGCGTTTGGGGGGAAGATTCCCGAGGGTGGAATTTTTTTTGCTGCGGCAACGCAGCCGCCAGGTGCCGGGAAACGTCACCAGCGGGCGGGACCGATACGGACGCGAACCATGGCTGAAAGCACTTGGGAATTGCCGGGGCGGCGGGGTCAGCGGTGATATGCGCCTTGCCCAAACCGGCGGCCGGGAGAGCGACTATCCTGGAAGCGTTCCGATGCCCATCGGGTCGGGGCCGTCAGCGGCGAACGGCTCTCACCGCCCCGCACTGCCAGTCGGCCATCTGGTCCACCTGCCAATCGGTTTCGCTGCGGGCCGAGACCACATCCACCACCCGACTCCAACCGTCCGAATAGCGGGTATAGTTTTTGGAGGTCCAGTACCAGACCGCGCCACCGGGGGTCGGAAAGCGCGGCGCTTTTTCGTGAATCCCGGCCAATTCTTCGACGGTGGGCAGGCGCCAGTCCGAAAAACCGCCGACGGCGAGATTCTCCACATATCTCGCGGCGGCCGTGTAATCCAGGCATTGGCCGGTGTCGGCACGCGAGTCCAGCAGACACCAGGTGAGACCGGTTTGGGTGTCCAGCACGGTCCCGGGCTGTTTTTCCTGGAACCGGCCGCCGGTTGCCGCCAGCTGGCTGCGAAGGGCGCCGGCAATCACCTGCCGCTTGCGCTCCAGTGCCTGTTGCTCCAGCCGGGCGATTTTTTCATCGATCACCGGCCGCAGACTGCTGTTGGGATAGGCTTTGAGATAATCGACATAGACGGCCCGGGCGCCGGCCAGGTCATCACCGGCGGCCGCCGCCTTGGCGCTCAGACGGGCCAGGATCTCTTCGCCTCGCTGGTTGCGCCGAGCGGTTTCCTGCAGCTCTTCAACGACGGCGGTGCGGGGGTTTTCGGGGTATAGATCGATGAAGCGCTGGCAGAGGGAGATCGCCGCGGCCCAGTGGCCTTGGGCACGAAGTACGCCAAGCTGTTTTTCCAGGGCCAGAAAATACTCCGCGCTCATATCGTCCAAACGCCTGCGAACCTCATCGCGGTGACGGCCCCGGGGGTGGGCGTCTAAGTATGTCCGACAGGCGGCAATACGCTCTTCGACCTCCGCCGGGGCCGCGGCCTCGACGGCTCTGAAATCCGCATCATCGAGGGCCTCTGCGGCCGCGCGGGTGCGCTCCGCGACAATTTTGGCGCACGGAGTCGCGGCATACTGCTGACCGAGGGCCTGGTAGTGCGCGAGAGCCTCCGCGGGCCGCGCCGCTTCCGCCTGGGCGTCGGCCTCGGCAAGGGCTTGACGGCACGCCACCTCCTCCAGGGCCTGTCTTACGGACAGCAGTTTTTCCCGGATCTCGGCGGTGTATTTGGCCCCTTCATGGGCGGCCAGATAATCCTGGAGAAGCATTTCTTTCTTGCCGAGATCCGGCTGCCCATCGACCTGCGCCATCAGCTGGCCGAAATCGGCCTTGGCGCGGCTGACCCCCAGCATCCAGGCCGAAGCAGCGCCCAGCACCACCAGCAGCGCCAGCACCATGAAGGACATGGCCAACCTGCGCTTCAAGTTGGTGGCGGCTTTTTTGGGCCCCAGGATCGCCCAGTTTTTCTGCCGGCAGTAGTCCTCGATATAGGCGCGGGCCTCATCGCCGTCCATGCCGTAATCCACGGCGGCCTTGACCAGCACCTCGAAATACTCCGGCTTGATTTCACCGTCCAGACCGGCGACGTCGATGTCGGCGTTCAGGGCCGTCAGCTTCGAGCGCGCCCGGGAATAGTCGTAAGACTGGCGGCTTTCCTCGCTTTTGAAAATCTGCAGACACTGCCCGGCGAGAACCTCGCCGGCGGTTGTAACGGCATCCTTGCGGGCGACCTGACGGTAATGGGCCTCAACGGTCCGCGCCTTGACCTGCAACTCCTCCAGCCGCGCCCCGTTGGAAGCGTCGAGAAACGCGTAGAGGGATTTCTTGCCAACGACCTTGAGGTTGGCGTTGATGACCTTTTCGATGGCCTTGTCCAGCGGTTTGGCCCGCCCCTTTTCGTTGACGCCGCCTTTGCGAACCGGCACCTTGAGCCGTTTGCGGACCGCCTCCTCGCTGACCGCCAGCATCTTGGCCAGCTTGGCGACCTCTTCGGCGGTGACGTAGCCTTTGCTGGCCCGAATGCTGAGATGTTTGTCGAGCTGGGCGATCTTTTCCTTCTGCTTCAGCCGGATGCGGTTGCGAATCTCGGTCTCTTGGATCCCGTGCAACTCGGCCAGCTTGAAAACCTCCTCTTTCGTGATGTAGCCCTTGCTCATCCGGATCTCGAGATGGCGGTCGATGGCGGCAAATTTTTTGGCGTCGCGCTGGCGCGTCAGTTCGAGGGCCGCTCGGGCTTCTTTATCGCGGAGTTCGGGGTCTGACATGACCCGTCGAATTT from the Desulfobacteraceae bacterium genome contains:
- a CDS encoding DUF1566 domain-containing protein; this translates as MERENFYLLLELAVDPPETDLHRIETAIKKMQARWSQFRNHPTKAILAKKYIGLIPEIRRVMSDPELRDKEARAALELTRQRDAKKFAAIDRHLEIRMSKGYITKEEVFKLAELHGIQETEIRNRIRLKQKEKIAQLDKHLSIRASKGYVTAEEVAKLAKMLAVSEEAVRKRLKVPVRKGGVNEKGRAKPLDKAIEKVINANLKVVGKKSLYAFLDASNGARLEELQVKARTVEAHYRQVARKDAVTTAGEVLAGQCLQIFKSEESRQSYDYSRARSKLTALNADIDVAGLDGEIKPEYFEVLVKAAVDYGMDGDEARAYIEDYCRQKNWAILGPKKAATNLKRRLAMSFMVLALLVVLGAASAWMLGVSRAKADFGQLMAQVDGQPDLGKKEMLLQDYLAAHEGAKYTAEIREKLLSVRQALEEVACRQALAEADAQAEAARPAEALAHYQALGQQYAATPCAKIVAERTRAAAEALDDADFRAVEAAAPAEVEERIAACRTYLDAHPRGRHRDEVRRRLDDMSAEYFLALEKQLGVLRAQGHWAAAISLCQRFIDLYPENPRTAVVEELQETARRNQRGEEILARLSAKAAAAGDDLAGARAVYVDYLKAYPNSSLRPVIDEKIARLEQQALERKRQVIAGALRSQLAATGGRFQEKQPGTVLDTQTGLTWCLLDSRADTGQCLDYTAAARYVENLAVGGFSDWRLPTVEELAGIHEKAPRFPTPGGAVWYWTSKNYTRYSDGWSRVVDVVSARSETDWQVDQMADWQCGAVRAVRR